A window from Telopea speciosissima isolate NSW1024214 ecotype Mountain lineage chromosome 8, Tspe_v1, whole genome shotgun sequence encodes these proteins:
- the LOC122672140 gene encoding probable polyamine transporter At3g13620, which translates to MENSAQILEEPKETINNNNSNNHKKLNNNNQRKLTLLPLIFLIHFQASGGPFGEEPAVKAAGPLFAILGFLIFPFIWSIPQALLTAELATAFPGNGGYIIWASHAFGPFWGFLMGSWKFSSGVINNASYPILCIDYLKLLFPVFTSGLPRFLAISSATFILSFLNYTSLTIFGYTTVALGTISLMPFLVMAVASIPKIKPHRWISLGQPGMKRDWNVYFNTLFWNLNYWDNVSIIAGEVVQPQKTFPKALLSAGILTCLAYVISLMSTIGSLESNQESWDNGFLAEAAGLIVGKWLKIWIEIGVVVSAIGVFEAQLSTSSFQLLGMADTGFLPRCFQLRSKWFDTPWVGILVSSLMTYAVSFLGFTNIISVANFLYGLGMLLEFSSFIWLRWKHPLLMRPFKVPMGLIGSVVMCLVPTGILIYVMAIVSEVVYLVCASLTLAGIVGYFLMSFCKSKRWLEFNKIEDETHEQIESTSEDEGTVLVSW; encoded by the coding sequence ATGGAAAACTCTGCTCAAATTCTTGAGGAACCAAAAGAaaccatcaacaacaacaacagcaacaatcATAAGAAGCTTAACAACAACAATCAAAGGAAGCTAACCCTTCTGCCTCTCATCTTTCTGATCCATTTCCAAGCCTCTGGTGGTCCCTTTGGAGAAGAACCAGCCGTAAAAGCCGCCGGACCACTCTTCGCCATTCTTGGCTTCCTCATATTCCCTTTCATTTGGAGCATACCACAAGCCCTCCTCACTGCTGAGCTTGCCACTGCTTTCCCTGGCAATGGTGGTTATATCATATGGGCATCTCATGCATTTGGCCCCTTTTGGGGCTTCCTCATGGGGTCATGGAAATTCTCTAGTGGAGTCATCAACAATGCTTCCTACCCTATCCTCTGTATTGACTACTTGAAACTCTTGTTCCCTGTTTTCACTTCAGGGCTTCCTCGATTTCTCGCTATCTCCTCTGCTACCTTCATCTTGTCTTTCCTTAACTACACTAGCCTAACAATATTTGGTTACACCACAGTTGCTCTAGGTACAATCTCACTCATGCCATTCCTTGTAATGGCAGTAGCTTCCATACCCAAAATCAAACCCCACCGTTGGATCAGCTTGGGTCAGCCAGGGATGAAAAGAGATTGGAATGTATACTTCAATACTCTGTTCTGGAACTTGAATTATTGGGACAATGTGAGTATTATTGCCGGCGAAGTTGTCCAGCCCCAAAAAACCTTCCCAAAAGCGCTTCTCTCAGCTGGAATCCTGACTTGTTTGGCCTATGTgatctctcttatgtccacaATTGGGTCACTTGAATCGAATCAAGAGAGTTGGGATAATGGGTTCTTAGCAGAAGCTGCCGGTTTGATAGTGGGTAAGTGGCTAAAAATCTGGATTGAAATTGGTGTGGTAGTGTCTGCAATTGGAGTTTTTGAAGCCCAATTGAGCACTAGTTCGTTCCAGCTTCTGGGCATGGCTGATACAGGATTTTTGCCAAGATGCTTCCAGTTGAGATCGAAATGGTTTGATACACCTTGGGTTGGGATCTTAGTATCAAGCCTTATGACATATGCAGTTTCTTTCTTGGGTTTCACCAATATAATTTCAGTGGCGAATTTCTTGTATGGTTTGGGGATGTTATTGGAGTTCTCTTCGTTTATCTGGTTGAGATGGAAGCATCCCTTGTTGATGAGACCATTTAAGGTGCCAATGGGACTAATAGGCTCAGTTGTGATGTGTTTGGTTCCAACTGGGATTTTGATTTATGTGATGGCGATTGTGAGTGAAGTGGTTTACTTGGTCTGTGCTTCACTAACACTTGCCGGGATTGTTGGGTATTTTCTCATGAGCTTTTGCAAGTCTAAGAGGTGGCTTGAATTTAACAAGATTGAAGATGAAACTCATGAACAGATTGAAAGTACTAGTGAGGATGAGGGAACTGTTTTGGTCTCTTGGTAG